The Salvelinus fontinalis isolate EN_2023a chromosome 24, ASM2944872v1, whole genome shotgun sequence genome has a segment encoding these proteins:
- the LOC129822485 gene encoding uncharacterized protein LOC129822485: MSLRGDRTSVFTFQSAVHSSHVLTRLNDQRLRDVLCDVTLVAGGRTFRAHCSVLASCSDYFHSRIINHTSPSLVVTLPDQVTAEGFEPLLQFCYTSKLLFTKDNIVAIHRCAGLLGFHNLETSCFDFLLPKFLEGSNITAQEARRRRRGGCCQGRSQIRSSNQGRLPSCRSSNQRRSPSVDSAHCTGCQSQSRTPNQSMTPSQGMLPGGMTPSQSRTPSQSMTPSQSMTPSQGMLPSGMTPSQGMLPSGSLALNTDTNRDGEQQVIPHPQNTGAGQTTGSDVRNIGSDFGAQCSAANPSGTMSPQPHQRLTVPSDGNVQIDFQSSSRCTKTLALLVNSGSSGQEQFCLQTCGPNMSPLSLGGLTSSSGLGVCPILAMPCPGGVDRKPDPDTVFSDRDILGMEAAVCPVTMGEESLRDCPLSCELPSHDDVSPSDLIEAAVGEMDDDQPVVGSLMADEAGCNPGSCSTCPPRGSGVVEEAELQQPVLDLLAIHKSPNSENSEGESHGGCLMFPRPRRLGQVGQLPVLMQREDPGLDGSVAVGGHLTDSALTDPSLSDPTLCGLTPDGRGYGLGERSSVEREVAEHLAKGFWPDLCPSQTEPLPSLPNLDTMEHGGLGRVPDLDTMEHGGLGRVPDLDTMEHGGLGRVPNLNTMEHGGLGRVPNLNTMEHGGLGRVPNLDTMDHSGLGKAADFPWQLDLNSNPADCPFLRDLGTGGAGGMEGMEEVGEMGKVGHTGGMGGVEETGEAQTPGGNHSLSQSEMSPYMSSVNSGEDSDGDLDTDGDTEREVNNRRAREVCLPFPVVQISSVSRSAFQQLLRCQQLTHEQLEFVHDVRRRSKNRVAAQRCRKRKLEGIGKLQTEIDTLRGEKKRLLEEQGHLQRNMEETLQSLTGLCQSVCDEAGFCHDQDQLQLLAKLQSPDVPVSALLNTLASPGLPLSSPGLPLELMPVSLEPQPLPIPQPRAQP, translated from the exons ATGTCTCTCAGGGGCGACCGTACCTCCGTGTTCACATTCCAGTCTGCGGTACATAGTTCCCACGTCCTGACGCGTCTCAACGACCAGAGACTGAGGGATGTGTTGTGTGATGTTACACTAGTGGCAGGTGGCAGGACGTTCAGGGCCCACTGCTCTGTACTGGCCTCCTGTAGTGACTACTTCCACAGCAGGATCATCAACCACACCAGCCCCAGCCTGGTGGTCACTCTGCCTGATCAG GTAACAGCAGAGGGGTTTGAACCATTGCTACAGTTCTGCTACACCTCCAAGCTGCTCTTCACCAAAGACAATATCGTGGCCATCCACAGGTGTGCCGGGCTCCTGGGGTTCCACAACCTGGAGACTAGCTGCTTCGACTTCCTTCTGCCAAAGTTCCTGGAGGGTAGCAACATTACAGCCCAGGaggcaagaagaagaagaagaggaggctgCTGTCAGGGCAGGTCCCAGATCAGGTCCTCCAACCAGGGAAGATTGCCTAGTTGCCGGTCCTCCAACCAGAGGAGGTCCCCCAGTGTCGATTCAGCCCACTGTACAGGCTGTCAGTCCCAAAGCAGGACCCCCAACCAGAGCATGACCCCTAGCCAGGGCATGTTGCCTGGTGGCATGACCCCCAGCCAGAGCAGGACCCCCAGCCAAAGCATGACCCCCAGCCAGAGCATGACCCCCAGCCAGGGCATGTTGCCTAGTGGCATGACCCCCAGCCAGGGTATGTTGCCAAGTGGCAGTTTAGCCCTAAatacagacacaaacagagaTGGAGAGCAACAGGTTATACCTCATCCCCAGAACACAGGCGCAGGCCAGacaacaggaagtgatgtcaggAACATAGGAAGTGACTTCGGGGCACAGTGCTCAGCTGCCAACCCAAGTGGAACAATGTCCCCACAGCCACACCAGAGGTTAACAGTGCCTTCGGACGGAAACGTACAAATAGACTTCCAGTCGTCATCCCGATGTACAAAGACCCTGGCCTTGCTAGTCAACTCGGGCAGCAGTGGTCAGGAGCAGTTCTGTTTGCAGACCTGTGGCCCCAACATGTCACCCTTATCTCTCGGGGGACTGACGTCCTCCAGTGGTCTTGGTGTCTGTCCCATCCTGGCCATGCCGTGTCCTGGTGGTGTTGACCGTAAGCCAGACCCTGACACCGTTTTCAGTGATAGAGACATCCTAGGGATGGAGGCAGCGGTGTGTCCCGTGACGATGGGTGAGGAGAGTCTGAGAGATTGCCCACTCTCCTGTGAGCTGCCGTCCCATGACGATGTGAGCCCATCAGACCTTATTGAGGCAGCGGTTGGAGAGATGGATGATGACCAGCCTGTCGTTGGGAGTCTGATGGCTGATGAAGCTGGGTGTAACCCAGGTTCCTGTAGCACGTGCCCACCAAGAGGCTCAGGAGTGGTAGAGGAGGCTGAGCTACAGCAACCTGTATTGGATCTCCTGGCAATACACAAAAGCCCTAACTCAGAAAATAGTGAGGGGGAGAGCCATGGTGGATGCCTTATGTTCCCAAGGCCACGACGATTAGGTCAAGTTGGTCAGCTACCTGTGTTAATGCAGAGAGAGGACCCTGGTCTGGATGGCAGCGTGGCTGTTGGGGGTCATCTCACTGACTCCGCCCTCACTGACCCCTCCCTCTCTGACCCCACCCTCTGTGGTCTTACCCCTGATGGTAGGGGGTACGGACTTGGAGAGCGGAGCAGCGTGGAGAGGGAGGTGGCTGAACATCTGGCCAAGGGTTTCTGGCCTGATTTATGCCCCTCACAGACTGAACCTCTCCCTAGTCTCCCTAATCTGGACACCATGGAGCACGGAGGTCTGGGTAGAGTTCCTGATCTGGACACCATGGAGCACGGAGGTCTGGGGAGAGTTCCTGATCTGGACACCATGGAGCACGGAGGTCTGGGGAGAGTTCCTAATCTGAACACCATGGAGCACGGAGGTCTGGGTAGAGTTCCTAATTTGAACACCATGGAGCACGGAGGTCTGGGTAGAGTTCCTAATCTGGACACTATGGACCACAGTGGTCTTGGAAAGGCTGCAGACTTCCCCTGGCAGCTAGACCTGAACTCAAATCCAGCAGACTGTCCCTTCCTTAGAGACCTGGGGACAGGAGGGGCAGGGGGCATGGAGGGGATGGAAGAGGTGGGGGAGATGGGTAAGGTAGGACACACAGGTGGGATGGGTGGGGTGGAAGAGACAGGGGAGGCCCAGACCCCCGGTGGGAACCACAGCCTGTCCCAGTCTGAGATGAGTCCCTACATGTCATCTGTTAACTCAGGAGAGGACTCAGACGGAGACCTGGACACAGacggagacacggagagagaggtCAACAACAGGAGAGCACGAGAG GTTTGTCTGCCATTCCCGGTGGTTCAGATCTCGTCAGTCAGTCGTAGTGCCTTCCAGCAGCTCCTCAGATGCCAACAGCTGACCCACGAACAGCTGGAATTCGTCCACGACGTCCGTCGGCGCAGCAAGAACCGCGTGGCTGCCCAGCGCTGTCGCAAGAGGAAGCTAGAAGGCATCGGTAAACTACAGACTGAGATCGACACACTG agaggagagaagaagaggttgCTGGAGGAGCAGGGCCACCTGCAGAGGAACATGGAGGAGACGTTACAGAGTCTGACAGGGCTGTGTCAGAGCGTCTGCGACGAGGCAGGGTTCTGTCATGATCAGGACCAGCTACAGCTCCTAGCCAAGCTCCAGTCTCCTGACGTCCCTGTCTCAGCCCTCCTCAACACTCTGGCCTCCCCcggcctccccctctcctcccctggccTCCCCCTGGAACTGATGCCAGTTAGCTTAGAGCCCCAACCCCTGCCTATACCACAACCACGAGCACAGCCCTAG